The region GCACCGTGGGCGGTACGGGAAACGACACCCCGTTGACCGAGGCGAGCCGGTTCCGGATCGGTTCGGTGACCAAGACCTTCACGGCCGTACTGGTGATGCAGTGCCGGGACGAGGGCCTGCTCGATCTCGACGATCCGATCGGTGCCCACCTCGACGTGCCGGCGCACCGCGAGCTGACCCTACGCCGGCTGCTGTCGCACACCGCCGGTCTCCAGCGGGAGCCCCACGGTGACGTGTGGGACAACCTGGACGCGCCGGACGTCGACCGGCTCATCGCCGACCTGGTACGCGCGGAGCGGGTGCTGCCGCCGGGCCGTCGCTACCACTACTCCAACCTGGGCCTGGCCCTGCTGGGTCACGCCGTGGGCCGGTTGCGGGGCGGCACCTGGGCCGAGGTGTTGGCCGACCGGGTGTTGCGCCCGCTCGGCCTGTCGGCGACCAGCGTCGAGCCGGGGCCGACCGCGGTGACCGGATTCCTGGTGGACGCCTATTCCGACCATGCCCGGCCCGAGCCGCCGACCGATTTCGGCGCGGTGGCCCCGGCGGCGCAGCTCTGGAGCACCGCGTCGGACATGGCTCGCTGGGCCGCCTTCCTGGCCGACCCGGCTGTGGTCGATCCGACGGGTGCCGTACTGCGGTCTGGCAATCTGGACGAGATGCGCTGGCCGTTGACCACCACCGACGAGACGCTCTGGAGCACTGGTTTCGGGCTGGGGTTGATTCTGCTGCCGCAGGGCGACCGGGTCGTGCACGTCGGACACGACGGGGCGATGCCGGGCTTCCTGTCGGCCGTCTACGGCCGCCGGGGTGGCGCTGACACGCCGGGCGCGATGGGGTGTGCGGTACTGGCGTCCTCCGGCACCGCCACCGCGATCATGGAGCTGCCCCATCGGCTGCTGGCCGCCGCCGTGGCCGATGACCCGGCCGAGATCGTGGCCTGGGCTCCCGGTGACCCCGCGCCGGAACCGTACCGTGGTGTGCTCGGCCGCTGGTGGGGTGAGGGATTCGAGTACGTCTTCTCGTGGCGCGACGGTGTGCTGCGGGCCCGGGGGGCGGACGATGCGGCTGGTCGGCCACCAGCCGTCTTCGTTCCGTTGCCCGACCAGCCGGACGTGCTGCGTACCGTCTCCGGCCGGGAGGTTGGCGAGTTGCTGCGGCTGACCCGGGACGAGCGCGGCGCGGTGGTCCGGATGCACTGGGCGACCTATCGGTTCACCCGTAACCAGGAGACCTTCGACGGCTACGACTTCCGCCGTTCGGACGCGTCCTGACTGGCCCTTACTAAGACGGATATTCCGAGCGGCCAGATTGTGGCGGACATTCCGAGCGGCCGGCGCGGTGGGATACCGCGCCGGCCGCTGTCGGACTGGGGCTAGCCGACGGGCAGCACGGTCGGTGCCGGCCAGCTGCCCTGGAACACGTGCGTCGCGTCGCCACGGCTGGGGGCGAAGCCGAAGAGCTGGTCGACCCGGGACGCCTCGCCGCTGCTCGGGTACGGGTTGGTGCAGCTGGTGCCGGCGCTGCCGCCGGACATCAACAGGGCGCAGTTGCCGTTGTAGTTGTCGGGCAGGCCGAGGATGTGCCCGATCTCGTGGGTCATGATCCGTAGCGGGCTGTACTGCTGGGCCTGCTGGGTGTCGATGTAGACCCGGCCGTTGCCGAGGCTGGTACGGACGGCGTACGAGCCGCCGCCGGTGATCTGGTAGATCCGCAGGTTCGACCCGCACTGGGAGAGCGTCACGTTCGAGGTCGCGTTGTTCCAGATCGAGGCGGCCTGGTTCGCGATGCCGGCGAAGCTACCGGCCTGGCTGGTGTTGTAGCAGACCGTGGCGGCCAGGGAGGTGGCGGCGGCCGGGGCCGCGCTGACGAAGGGGGCACCGATCGCCGCCACCGCGCCGGCCAGGAGTCCGGCCAGGAGTCGGGTGACTTTCCGAGGGGACATGGCTCACTCCACTGGGAGACATGGACGGGGACGGCCTATTCTTAAAGATAGAAATGTTTCGATACAAGCTTCGTCAGCCATGTGCAGAATGATGCAAAATGGGCCTACTGCGCCAATATCGCCTTTTCTCGGTGGTCCGATCAGCGTCGAACTCAGGGCACTACCGCTCTCCTGCCGCCGGGTGCCGCCCGGCGGGCGAGTCATCGCCTGCGGCGGGTGGGCGACGCTCGCCGAAGGCGACGGAAATGGGCGGGGTGCGCACGGCGTTGACCCGATACGATGGCAGCAACGTTCGCACGTCCCACCAGCAGGGCGGGACACCTAGATCGAGAGCAGGTGGCGTAGGGCCCACGGGCCCGACCTATGACCGGTACACCGCCTCCCGGGCAGGCCCGGGTGCAGACCAGGATCACGGTTCCTGACTCGAAGATCATGGTGAACCTGCTCGGCGCGGGAGATGAGATCCTCCGACTCGTCGAGCGCTCGATCAACAGCGATGTGCACGTACGGGGCAACGAGATCACCATCACCGGTGTCCCGGCTGACAACGCGCTCGCGGAGCGGCTCTTCACCGAATTGCTCGAACTGATCGAAAAGGGCGAGACACTGACCAGCGACGCCGTCCGGCGCACCGTCGGGATGCTCGAACAGGGCACCACCGAGCGGCCCGCCGAGGTTCTGACCCTCAACATCCTCTCCCGTCGGGGCCGGACCATCCGTCCCAAGACCCTCGGGCAGAAGCGGTACGTCGACGCGATCGACGCGCACACCATCGTCTTCGGCATCGGCCCCGCCGGCACCGGCAAGACCTACCTGGCGATGGCCAAGGCCGTGCAGGCCCTACAGGCCAAGCAGGTCAACCGGATCATCCTGACCCGGCCGGCGGTCGAGGCGGGGGAGCGGCTGGGCTTCCTGCCCGGCACGCTCAACGAGAAGATCGACCCCTACCTGCGCCCGCTCTACGACGCGCTACACGACATGCTCGACCCGGACTCCATCCCGAAACTGATGGCGGCCGGCACGATCGAGGTGGCACCGCTGGCCTACATGCGGGGTCGCACGCTCAACGACGCCTTCATCATCCTCGACGAGGCGCAGAACACCACCCCCGAGCAGATGAAGATGTTCCTGACCAGGCTAGGCTTCGGTTCCAAGATCGTGGTCACCGGGGACGTCACCCAGGTCGACCTGCCTGGCGGGACGACCAGCGGTCTGCGGATGGTGCGTGACATCCTCCAGGGTGTGGAGGATGTGCACTTCGCTCAGCTCTCCAGCACCGACGTGGTCCGCCACCGGCTGGTCAGCGACATCGTCGACGCGTACGCCCGCTGGGATGCCGAGCGGGAGGCGCAACAGGGCGTACACGCCGTGCCCGGTCGTACCGCACAAAGCGGCCGAGCCGGCCGTCGTCGCTAAGTCAACAGGGGAAGCAGTTGTCCATCGAGATCACTAACGAGTCGGGTGTCCAGGTCGACACCGACGCCATCCTCGCCGTGGCCCGGCACGCCCTCGACGAGATGGGCGTCAACCCACTCGCCGAGCTGTCGGTGCTGCTCGTCGACATCGAGTACATGACCGAACTCAACCACCGGTGGATGGGCGGGGACGGGCCGACCGACGTACTCGCCTTCCCGATGGACGAGGGCAGCATCGACCACGGTCCGGGCGAGGTCAACGGAGCCGAACCGGCGTTGCTCGGTGACATCGTGCTCTGCCCTGAGGTGGCCGCCAAGCAGGCTGCCACCGCTGGTCACACGCCCGCCGACGAGCTGCAACTGCTGACCGTGCACGGGGTTCTGCACCTGTTGGGTTACGACCACGCCGAGCCGGAGGAGGAGCGGGAGATGTTCGAGCTGCAGGCTCGCCTGCTGTCCGGTTGGCGGGCAGCGCGAGCACAGTGATGCCCGCCCACTTAGCCGCCGCCGGCGTTCCCGCCGGCCTGCCGGATCTGCAACTGTTGTTCAGCGCAGCGGGGCTGGTGGTACTCGCCGGCATTTTCGCCATGACCGAGGCCGCCCTGGCCGTCGTCTCGCCGGCCCGCGCCGCCGAGTTCGCCCGGGATGGCGTACGAGGTGCCCGAGCCCTCCAACTCGTCGCTGGTGACGTGGTCCGCCACCTCAACCTGCTCCTGCTGGTACGTCTGCTCTGCGAGCTGACCGCCACCACCCTGGTCGCCCTGGTCGCTGTCGACACGTTCGGTGCTGGCTGGACGGCGGCGCTGGTCACGGCCGGTGCGATGACGGTGATCAGTTTCGTGGTCGTCGGTGTCGGTCCGCGTACCATCGGCCGACAGCATGCCTACGCCGTCGGCCGGACGACCGCACCCCTGGTCCGGTGGTTGGGGCGGGCGCTCAACCCGCTCGCCTCGCTGCTGATCCTGATCGGTAACGCGGTCACCCCGGGACGGGGCTTCCGCGAAGGCCCCTTCGCCACCCAGGTCGAGCTGCGGGAGCTGGTCGACCTGGCCGAGCAGCGAGGGGTCGTCGAGCACGGCGAACGGCAGATGATCCAATCGGTCTTCGCGCTCGGTAACACGATCGTCCGCGAGGTGATGGTGCCACGCACCGAGATGGTGTGGATCGAGGCGCACAAGCGGACCCACCAGGCGTTGACGCTGTTCATGCGCTCCGGTTTCTCCCGTATCCCGGTGATCGGTGAGAGCGTCGACGACGTGCTCGGTGTCCTCTACCTCAAGGACCTGATCCGCCGGGTCCAGGGCGCCCCACCCGGTGCCGACGACCCGCCGGTCTCCGAGCTGATGCGCCCGGCGACCTTCGTACCCGAGTCCAAGCCGGTCGACGACCTGCTCTCCGAGATGCAGGCGGCCCGGACCCACCTGGTGATCGTGGTCGACGAGTACGGCGGCACGGGTGGCCTGGTCACGATCGAGGACATCCTGGAGGAGATCGTCGGCGAGATCACCGACGAGTACGACGTGGAGCGCCCCCCGGTGGAGCACCTCGACGACGGCAGCGTCCGGGTCACCGCCCGGCTGCCCGTGGAGGATCTGGGCGAGCTGTTCGACGTGGAACTCGCCGATGACGAGGTGGACACCGTCGGCGGCCTGCTCGCCCAGTCGCTCGGCCGGGTACCCATCCCCGGCGCCCAGGCCGAGGTGGCCGGACTCCGGCTGATCGCCGAGGGCACCACCGGCCGACGCAACCGGATCGATTCGGTGCTGGTGCACCGGGTGGAGCCGATCGATGAGAACGACCGAGCGGGCCGTGCTGACCGGCCGGACTCGCGCGGTAACCAGAGCCGGTCCGAGGAGAGGCAACCCGCTGATGCCTGAGTCAACTGCCGCGTCCACCGCCCCGGGGGCCACACCCGTACCGGTGGAGTTGAGCGCCGAGGACGCCAAGCTGGTGATCCTGGCCCGCAGCGCGCGGGCCCGCATCAGCGCGGTCGAGGGGGCGGCAGTACGGGACCAGGACGGTCGTACCTATGCGGCCGCCAACGTGGCGCTGCCGTCGCTGACGATCACCGCGTTGCAGTTGGCCGTCGCGTCCGCGGTCGCCGCCGGTGCCACCCGGATCGAGGCGGCGGCGGTGGTCACCGAGGCGTCGACCCTGGATGGCGGCGGACACGCCGCCGTGCGGGACCTTGCCGCGGACGCGCCGATCCACGTGGCGGCCCCGGACGGTGCCCTGCTCGGCACGGTGGTCGAATGACGGGGCGCGGTGGTCGAATGACGGGACAGCAGGGCGACTCTCCGGACGAGCAGCCATACCGGGCGGGTTTCGCGTGCTTCGTCGGCCGCCCCAACGCCGGCAAGTCCACCCTTACCAATGCGATCATCGGCCAGAAGATCGCGATCACGTCCAACAAGCCACAGACCACCCGACACGTCATCCGGGCCGTACTGCACCGGCCGAACTCGCAGCTCGTACTGGTGGACACGCCGGGACTGCACCGGCCGCGCACGCTGCTCGGCGAGCGGCTCAACGATCTGGTCCGGCAGACCTGGAGCGAGGTCGACGTGATCGGTCTCTGCATCCCGGCGAACGAGCCGATCGGGCGAGGTGACCGGTTCATCACCGGCGAGCTGGCCGAGCTGAAGGCCAAGGTGCTGGCCGTGGTGACCAAGACCGACCTGGTGGACAAGAAGCAACTGGCCGAGCAGTTGCTGGCGGTCAGCGAGCTCGGCGAGTTCGCCGCGGTGGTCCCCGTCAGCGCGCTCTCTGGGCACCAGGTCGACACGCTGGTCGAGGTGATGACCGGCTACCTGCCGCCCTCGCCGCAGCTCTATCCCGACGACATGCTGACCGACGACCCCGAGCAGGTCATGGTCGCCGAGCTGATCCGGGAAGCAGCCCTGGAGGGCGTACGCGACGAGCTGCCCCACTCCATCGCCGTCGTGGTGGAGGAGATGATTCCCGAGGGGAAGCTCATCAAGATCTATGCCGACGTGTACGTGGAGCGGCCCAGCCAGAAGGCGATCGTCATCGGGCACAGAGCCAGCCGACTCAAGGATGTCGGCATTCGGGCCCGGCGGCAGATCGAGGAGTTGCTGGGGTCCCGGATCTACCTCGACCTGCATGTCCGAGTGGCCAAGGACTGGCAGCGCGACCCGAAGCAGCTCCGTAAGCTCGGCTTCTGACCCGGCCGGGGGCGGCTCCGGCGCTCGCCGCTCGATCGCGACATGCCATGAGTCGCTGACTGATCGCTCGGCTCACCGCCCCCGTGCCCGGGCCAGCTCCACCACTACGGACGCGGCGTCGGCGGGGACGATCTCGGCGAGTTGCCGGCAGAGCGGGTCCGCGCTTGGCGCGATCGCGCGCGGGAGGCTCCTCATACCATGGCAGGAGTACGACCCGAGGCTGCCCCTGAGGGCAGCAGCCGGGTGACATGGGGTGGAAGACAGGGGCGTCCTGGTGCGGCGCGAGCATCGACCAAAGTTGGCCGGTCGCCGACCGGTGGCCGCATCGCCAGCTCCGGCTGGTTAGTAGGTTTCGCCAGGTGGACAATCAGCGGTCTACCCGGGACCTGATCGCCAGCCTGCGGTACGCGTTCGCCATCGCCGGGGTCGGTGTGTTCTTCGCCCTCGGTGCACGTGCCTCCGACCCGGCCGACGACTATCCCCCACTCGTCCTGGAACTGGCGGTGCTCGCGGTGGTCAGCACCGGCCTGACACTCTGCCGGCGGCGGCGGGGACTGGTCCCGTGCACCCTGGTGCTGGTCCCGGTCAGCATGATCTTCGCCGGCGTGATCGGCGCGGTCATGCTGGGCCTGCTGGCGATCGCCGTACGTCGCTCCTGGCCGGTCGCCGCCGCAGTGGGTGGGGTGCACATGAGCATCCTCACCGTCGTCTTCTGGCTGACCACCGAAGATCCACGGGCCTTCTGGGAGACGGTGGTCGTCTTCCTGGCGCTGGACGCCGCGTTGATTACCTCCGGGATGTTCGTCCGCTCGCAGCGGCTCCTCGTCCACTCGCTGCGGGAGCGGGCCCGTGATGCCGAGGAGCAGCAGCGGCTCCGGGTGGAGGAGGCCCGACACCTGGAACGCGAGCGGTTGGCCCGGGAGATGCACGACGTGCTCGCCCACCGGATCTCCCTGCTGGCCGTGCATGCCGGTGCGCTGGAGTTTCGCCGGGACGCCTCGGCCGAGGAGCGGCACGCGGCCGGGGTCATCCGGCAGAGCGCCTAC is a window of Micromonospora polyrhachis DNA encoding:
- a CDS encoding serine hydrolase domain-containing protein; protein product: MTEVSRRLERMTRQVQVEARVPALSVALHRADRPLWNCTVGGTGNDTPLTEASRFRIGSVTKTFTAVLVMQCRDEGLLDLDDPIGAHLDVPAHRELTLRRLLSHTAGLQREPHGDVWDNLDAPDVDRLIADLVRAERVLPPGRRYHYSNLGLALLGHAVGRLRGGTWAEVLADRVLRPLGLSATSVEPGPTAVTGFLVDAYSDHARPEPPTDFGAVAPAAQLWSTASDMARWAAFLADPAVVDPTGAVLRSGNLDEMRWPLTTTDETLWSTGFGLGLILLPQGDRVVHVGHDGAMPGFLSAVYGRRGGADTPGAMGCAVLASSGTATAIMELPHRLLAAAVADDPAEIVAWAPGDPAPEPYRGVLGRWWGEGFEYVFSWRDGVLRARGADDAAGRPPAVFVPLPDQPDVLRTVSGREVGELLRLTRDERGAVVRMHWATYRFTRNQETFDGYDFRRSDAS
- a CDS encoding snapalysin family zinc-dependent metalloprotease translates to MSPRKVTRLLAGLLAGAVAAIGAPFVSAAPAAATSLAATVCYNTSQAGSFAGIANQAASIWNNATSNVTLSQCGSNLRIYQITGGGSYAVRTSLGNGRVYIDTQQAQQYSPLRIMTHEIGHILGLPDNYNGNCALLMSGGSAGTSCTNPYPSSGEASRVDQLFGFAPSRGDATHVFQGSWPAPTVLPVG
- a CDS encoding PhoH family protein — translated: MTGTPPPGQARVQTRITVPDSKIMVNLLGAGDEILRLVERSINSDVHVRGNEITITGVPADNALAERLFTELLELIEKGETLTSDAVRRTVGMLEQGTTERPAEVLTLNILSRRGRTIRPKTLGQKRYVDAIDAHTIVFGIGPAGTGKTYLAMAKAVQALQAKQVNRIILTRPAVEAGERLGFLPGTLNEKIDPYLRPLYDALHDMLDPDSIPKLMAAGTIEVAPLAYMRGRTLNDAFIILDEAQNTTPEQMKMFLTRLGFGSKIVVTGDVTQVDLPGGTTSGLRMVRDILQGVEDVHFAQLSSTDVVRHRLVSDIVDAYARWDAEREAQQGVHAVPGRTAQSGRAGRRR
- the ybeY gene encoding rRNA maturation RNase YbeY translates to MSIEITNESGVQVDTDAILAVARHALDEMGVNPLAELSVLLVDIEYMTELNHRWMGGDGPTDVLAFPMDEGSIDHGPGEVNGAEPALLGDIVLCPEVAAKQAATAGHTPADELQLLTVHGVLHLLGYDHAEPEEEREMFELQARLLSGWRAARAQ
- a CDS encoding hemolysin family protein: MPAHLAAAGVPAGLPDLQLLFSAAGLVVLAGIFAMTEAALAVVSPARAAEFARDGVRGARALQLVAGDVVRHLNLLLLVRLLCELTATTLVALVAVDTFGAGWTAALVTAGAMTVISFVVVGVGPRTIGRQHAYAVGRTTAPLVRWLGRALNPLASLLILIGNAVTPGRGFREGPFATQVELRELVDLAEQRGVVEHGERQMIQSVFALGNTIVREVMVPRTEMVWIEAHKRTHQALTLFMRSGFSRIPVIGESVDDVLGVLYLKDLIRRVQGAPPGADDPPVSELMRPATFVPESKPVDDLLSEMQAARTHLVIVVDEYGGTGGLVTIEDILEEIVGEITDEYDVERPPVEHLDDGSVRVTARLPVEDLGELFDVELADDEVDTVGGLLAQSLGRVPIPGAQAEVAGLRLIAEGTTGRRNRIDSVLVHRVEPIDENDRAGRADRPDSRGNQSRSEERQPADA
- a CDS encoding cytidine deaminase gives rise to the protein MPESTAASTAPGATPVPVELSAEDAKLVILARSARARISAVEGAAVRDQDGRTYAAANVALPSLTITALQLAVASAVAAGATRIEAAAVVTEASTLDGGGHAAVRDLAADAPIHVAAPDGALLGTVVE
- the era gene encoding GTPase Era, which encodes MTGQQGDSPDEQPYRAGFACFVGRPNAGKSTLTNAIIGQKIAITSNKPQTTRHVIRAVLHRPNSQLVLVDTPGLHRPRTLLGERLNDLVRQTWSEVDVIGLCIPANEPIGRGDRFITGELAELKAKVLAVVTKTDLVDKKQLAEQLLAVSELGEFAAVVPVSALSGHQVDTLVEVMTGYLPPSPQLYPDDMLTDDPEQVMVAELIREAALEGVRDELPHSIAVVVEEMIPEGKLIKIYADVYVERPSQKAIVIGHRASRLKDVGIRARRQIEELLGSRIYLDLHVRVAKDWQRDPKQLRKLGF
- a CDS encoding sensor histidine kinase — protein: MDNQRSTRDLIASLRYAFAIAGVGVFFALGARASDPADDYPPLVLELAVLAVVSTGLTLCRRRRGLVPCTLVLVPVSMIFAGVIGAVMLGLLAIAVRRSWPVAAAVGGVHMSILTVVFWLTTEDPRAFWETVVVFLALDAALITSGMFVRSQRLLVHSLRERARDAEEQQRLRVEEARHLERERLAREMHDVLAHRISLLAVHAGALEFRRDASAEERHAAGVIRQSAYDALEDLREVIGMLRAEQDTSVVERPQPTLNDLPALVEQARQAGAPVTLDNRIAAPSQVPTGLGRHVYRIVQEGLTNARKHAPGAQVWVTVEASGAKGLRVEVRNRLPAGGTATEIPGTGTGLIGLRERVDLVGGRLEHARTPDGEFQLRAWLPR